The genomic segment CGGACTGGCTTATCCAAGAAAATCAACCCAGTTCAAAGTCTTTATACCTATTCTTTACCCGACTGCGAAGCAAAGGGCAGAAGGTTACACTGGTCGAGATGTTGGGATCCACGGCCCAACGCAGTCATCTCCCATTTTCAACTGGCTGAATAACCTCCCTCCCGCAACGCGCGGTTGCATTGCCGTTGGCAAAAACAACTATATAGAATACGTTGCAAATTGGGTTAAAAAAAATCCTGGAACCAAAGTTCTGATTTTATAGGGCGTATTAACTGGTCGTTGCGGCTCTTTCACATGCACGCGAGCGCGCTGAGTGATCCCGACATATTTTTGTACAACGCGCATGCGGGTTCCGAACCATGCGTTGGCACCGTGCAACCTCCTGAATGGGTCCCCTGATTTCACAAACGAAGTGCAACATCGTTTATACTCGGTGTTGCTATGGGAAAAAAATACAATCACCTCTCTACGGAGGAGAGATGCCGAATATCCATTTTACAAAGAGAAGGATATTCACTCCGCAAAATCGCGTCAGTTATGGGTCGCTCGACATCTACCCTATCTCGTGAAATAAGACGTAATACGACGAAGAGCAAAGGCTATGACGTAAGTTATGCGGATGTTCAGGCACGTGCACGCAGGTGGCGTGGAAGCAGGTTGGAGCGCCAGCCTGCATTGTGCCAATCTGTGTTAGACCTTCTTGCTATGGGATGGTCTCCACAGGCAGTCGCAAAGAGGCTGGCGCAGGAGCGAGGTTGCCCTATTATTTCGTATGAGTCAATTTATCGTTTTATTTATGGCCAGATAAAACGCACTAAAGAGTATGGCTGGCGCCATTTCCTGCCTACCAAACGCTATACCCGGCGACACAAGGCAAAGAGAAAACACTCATCCACCTCGTTTATCAAGGACAGAGTCTCCATACACAAACGTCCCAAAAGGGTACTGAAACGGAACCAGATTGGGCATTGGGAAGTTGATTTGATGCAGTTTTCCAAACAGGGTGGCGCGATTCTCGTTGCCCACGAACGCTACTCACGCGCTCTGCTTTTATCCAAAATCCAAACGAAGGAAGCGCTTCCCATTGCAAAACAGCTTGGCAGGCTCTTCTCCAGCCTGCCTGAGGGCGCGGTTAAAACCGTGACCTTCGATAATGGAACCGAATTTGCCGAGCACCACCAGCTGGCTGCATACGGTATTCAGACCTATTTCTGTGATGCGTATTCACCGTGGCAAAAGGGCGGAGTTGAAAATGCCATCGGAAGGCTCAGAAGATTCCTGCCCCGAAAAACGGACTTCCAATCCTTAAGTGAAGAAGAACTCATGCAACATGAAGCACGTTTCAATTTGACACCAAGAAAGTGTCTGGGATATAAAACTCCCGCTGAAGTCTTTTCTAACAAAGTGTTGCACTTCAAATGTGAACGCAGCTCCCCGCCTTCGCGGGGAAGACCGTGTGGGAGAGATTTTGGCCACTCTACAGGCCTGAAACCCTGCCTTCCGCGCCGGGTGATCCCGATTCTTTTTTTGCGAAAAATAACGTGATCACGGATTTGTATGCACTTCAAGTTCTCAGTAACTCATCAAAGCCTTGTCTGCGCTGGTTGAAACTGGCCCGCTGTACAAAAATATGTCGGGATTCCTCAGCGTGAGCGCGCGTACCTTCACGTGAACGTCTGCGTGCCCGTTTGCGTTACCGAGTAAGCCATGTAAATTTCGGGTGCACAGCCCCTTGTACTACCCCCTAACACTCCTTAACGATAACTTAACACACGCCCTAAAGTGCGCGCGGTATCATAACTGGATTACAATTGAACGGAAAATGCCGTGAAAGCCTATTCCAGAGAGGAAGCCCTGCGCCGTTACTGGTATAACACCATTGAGAATGTGGTGACTGCACGCAATGTCTTGAAAAAGAGTCTTCTTTATTTGTTAAGCACGGAAGGTCAGATTGATGCGTTTGAACAGAAACACAAAGCGCTGCTTTCTGACAAACATGGCCTTGATTTCTGGTGGAAGCCACGCTTTAAAGCTCTGCGTTCGTTTTTTCATTGGTTTTTTCGTGGAGTTCACGCTAAGGGAGGCTCAGAGCTGCGTCGAGCACTTAAAAATCATCCTGAGCTGCCGGCGGTTAAGCTGAACTGTGAGGAAGTGCCAAACCTCGATAATGATACGGATTTTGAGCAGGCGCTTTATGAAAATCCAACGGCTGCATACCATTGGCTTTTAGAGGTGGTAAACTCGCAAGGCAAAGCGTTAAACGACTCTTTTTTTGAACGTCTGAAGGCGTTGACGCCGGCTTTAAGCCTCGAAACGCTCGAGCCTCTCCTGAATGGTGCCGCGGAGCGTGCACCAAAAGAAACGCTGACCCATGCACTGGCGCACATAAAGAACCTCACTGAGTCCCGAGAGTATGCGCTGTATGGCAAAATTATTGCACCACTTCTCGTGAAAATTCATGGCACTACGCCGCACGCAGCCGAAGACATGCTGCTTATAGTGGCGACAGGCACTGACATTGGAGCGTCATTGAAGGCTTCTGTGGAAACCGCGAAAAGAGCGGCGCGAAAGGTGCTGCAAGACTGTATGAGCGAAGACGCGTTTGCAGAGAAATGCACCTCGATAATCCGCAATGACGCCGAATACATCAGCTCCTATACCCAACCGGCTCCCTATGAGAATGCGCTAACACTTCTCAGCGAACTCGCAAAATACAAGAAGCTGAACCGCACCCCCCTCCTGATGGCACTCGCGCGTGAACTAAAGCAGGCGCAGGGTATGCAGGATACGCGCGCACTAAAAGTCATTAACGAGCACATCCTTGAAACGAAGACTTTTTCACATCGTGCGCCAGGCGCCCCCTTCTTTATGGCCCTGCCAAAAGGAGGGCTCTGGGATATGGTGGAACCCGGCTCGGTTTTGTCAACAGACCCTAATCCTCGACAGACGCGATCGTTTGCAGCAGTCCTTTAAACACCTTTGGCGTTCCCGCAACTACTTCACCATTTTTAAGGCTGCTCTCGCCACCCTGAAAATCGCCAACAAGCCCGCCTGCTTCGCGCACCAGCAGCATGCCGGCGGCGATGTCCCATGGGCGCAGGCCTGACTCAAAAAGACCATCAAGCCGACCGGCGGCAACATATGCGAGGTCGAGTGCCGCAGAACCGGTGCGGCGAAAGCCTGTGCATTTGCCGATAAACGCGTGCAGCATGGACAGCGAGCGGTTGGAAAGGGCGGTGTTGCGCATGGGAAAGCCTGCGCCAAGGAGTGCGCCTGAAAGTTGTGACTGACCCGACACGCGGATGCGTCGGTCATTGAGGCGCGCACCACCGCCACGGCTTGCAGTAAAGCATTCCTGGCGAACCGGGTCAAAGACTACCCCGAACTCAATGCGGTTTTTAATGCAGAGCGCAATGGAGACTGAAAAGACAGGAAAGCCGTGCAGGTAATTGGTCGTGCCATCGAGCGGGTCGATTATCCAGACATGCTCCGCATCCGGATTTTGAATGCCGCTTTCTTCCGCGAGAATTCCATGATCAGGATAAGCCTTGTGAATGGTCTGGATGATGGCCTGTTCGGCGCGAACATCAATTTCACTGAAACACTCCTGGCTCTCTTTAGTGGATATTTTAATCCGGTCGAGCTGGTCCATGTGGCGTACAATGATGTCTCCCGCCTGTCGGGCGGCGTTGACGGCGATATTCAGGAGTGGTTGCATAACGGTATCCGTTGGACGAAATGAGCGATTCTACCAAATTTTTTGTACACTGAGCCATGATTCGTTACAATTATTCACAATCATGTTTGAGGATTAAATAGGTATGCTGCTTGATTCAGTCCGTGTTGTGCTGGTGGAAACGTCACATCCTGGCAATATTGGTGCCAGCGCCCGCGCAATGAAAACCATGGGATTACGGGATTTATGGCTCGTGGCGCCTAAGATGTTTCCAGATATGCGCGCCGTGGAAATGGCCGCTGGTGCAGATGACATCTTAATGGAAGCCCGCGTGGTTTCGAGCCTTGATGAAGCGCTTGCCGGCTGTCAGCTGATTGTAGCGACCAGCGCGCGCCCGCGCGGCCTTTCGCTTCCGGGGTTGACACCTTCTGAATGCGGTGAGCTTTTTGCGGGCAGGGACAATACTACCAAAGCCGCGCTGCTTTTTGGGCGCGAATACGCAGGCCTGACTAACGAGGAGCTTTTACGCTGCCACTACCACACCCTCATTCCAGCCAATCCTGAATACTCGTCCCTTAACCTTGCCCAGGCGGTTCAGGTGCTTTGTTACGAGATGCGCAAAAACCTTCTCAATGAAACGGCAGATGTTGCGCATCGACAAGAAGTTCTCGCAAGTGCGGAAGCGATGGAACAGTTTTATGAGCACCTGCGTAGGGTATTGATACGCATTGATTTTTTAAGGCCCTCCGTGCCACGGCGGCTTTTTCAGCGGGTACGCCGTATTTTTAATCGCGCAACACTCGAGGACACAGAAGTCAATCTGCTGCGCGGCATGCTGAGCCAGATGGAAAAAGTAATCGATGGCGCACAGGGAGGGCATAAGCGTGCGTGAGGCGCTGCCACTTTATCTTGATTACATGGCCACGACGCCGATTGACCCGCGCGTTGTAGAAGTCATGCTGCGTTACATGGGGCCAGAGGGGGATTTTGGCAATCCCGCCTCCACAACGCATCTTTTTGGCAAACGGGCGGCCATTGCGGTTGAGCATGCGCGCGAGCAGATTGCAACAACAGTGGGCGCAAATCCTGCTGAAATCGTGTTTACCTCTGGTGCGACCGAGGCGAATAACCTTGCCATTCTTGGAGCTGCGCATTTCTACCAGCGCAAGGGACGGCACGTAATTACCATGAGTACCGAGCACAAGGCGGTACTGGACTCTTTCAAGCAGCTGGAAAAGGAAGGCTTTCGCGTGACGCGCCTGCCTCCAAAACCTGACGGCCTGCTGGAGATTGATGCGCTGCGCGAGGCGCTGTCAGAAGACACCATCCTTGTATCCGTCATGCATGTGAATAACGAAATAGGCGTGATTCAGGATATTGGCGCCATCGGCAGCCTTCTGCGTGAGCGTGGCATTGTGTTTCACGTTGATGCCGCGCAGAGTGCGGGCAAGGT from the Legionella geestiana genome contains:
- a CDS encoding L,D-transpeptidase family protein, which gives rise to MKINAALFLIGVFTPAVLFASSATCPLPSGINVHTSKKLLTICKQGTVIKSFKVALGNSGVGKRRAGDNKTPVGLYGLAYPRKSTQFKVFIPILYPTAKQRAEGYTGRDVGIHGPTQSSPIFNWLNNLPPATRGCIAVGKNNYIEYVANWVKKNPGTKVLIL
- a CDS encoding inositol monophosphatase family protein — protein: MQPLLNIAVNAARQAGDIIVRHMDQLDRIKISTKESQECFSEIDVRAEQAIIQTIHKAYPDHGILAEESGIQNPDAEHVWIIDPLDGTTNYLHGFPVFSVSIALCIKNRIEFGVVFDPVRQECFTASRGGGARLNDRRIRVSGQSQLSGALLGAGFPMRNTALSNRSLSMLHAFIGKCTGFRRTGSAALDLAYVAAGRLDGLFESGLRPWDIAAGMLLVREAGGLVGDFQGGESSLKNGEVVAGTPKVFKGLLQTIASVED
- the trmJ gene encoding tRNA (cytosine(32)/uridine(32)-2'-O)-methyltransferase TrmJ, encoding MLLDSVRVVLVETSHPGNIGASARAMKTMGLRDLWLVAPKMFPDMRAVEMAAGADDILMEARVVSSLDEALAGCQLIVATSARPRGLSLPGLTPSECGELFAGRDNTTKAALLFGREYAGLTNEELLRCHYHTLIPANPEYSSLNLAQAVQVLCYEMRKNLLNETADVAHRQEVLASAEAMEQFYEHLRRVLIRIDFLRPSVPRRLFQRVRRIFNRATLEDTEVNLLRGMLSQMEKVIDGAQGGHKRA